DNA sequence from the Cucumis melo cultivar AY chromosome 6, USDA_Cmelo_AY_1.0, whole genome shotgun sequence genome:
TCCTTTGGGGGTCTTCCCATTAAGGGAGATTTCTACGAGGAAAGGATCCCTTCTTTTAAAGAATTAACCTCCACATCGCGGGATAAGACGAAGTGTCTTCCGACGACCTGTCAATATCTTTTCCAGGCGTATTACTCAATAGTTTGTACGCAGAGGAATGATCGCTCGGCCTCTTCTAAGAATGACTCTCAAGTAACTATTGGCTCTTGGATTTCATTCTGGTATCTTGGATCTAAGAGCTATGATAAGCCAACAACGCGAAAGCAAAAGAAGGCGTCGCGCTCCAAATCTACTCAAAACCCTGATGGTTCGAAGATCCAAGCTCGTGAGTGGTCTTCTAGGGAGAGCATGTTATTCGCAGAACTTGGGATCAGAGATGATTTGAAGGATGAAACGTATTTAGCTGCCTTCTTATCTTGCTGGTTATGCCTTTTTGTATTTCCTCAGAAAGGATCGTTTCTTCGTCCTGGAGTGTTTAGGGTTGCAAGCCTAATGGCCGCTGGCACTATTTATAGTCTTGCAGTTCCAGTTTTGGCGAACATATACCATGGGCTAGGTTTGATAACCAAAGCCTCCAATCCGATAGGACGCATGGACTTTCACTTTCCCATGCATTACGTCCATGGCTGGTTAGCTCATTATTTTGGCACACATTATCCACTTCCCACGGAAGTTCGAGGGCCCAAGATGACTAACTTTTCAGGCGAAGGCGGGTCTATTTATTTTGGCGAATATGAGGCACGCGAATTGATCCATAATGGTGCGAGAATTCAGTGGCACGCTAGCCTCCAGAACAGAAGTAAACATGAACGCATGGTTGATACCCATGATTCATCGTTTCTGCAAACGTCATATTTCGTAAGCATGCGTTCTTGCTACTTGTCCTCTCGTTGCGAAAATACCTGGATCATAACATCATACAGTCCATATCGATTTGGACGACAGTTTGGTTTTTACCAGGACCTTCCTAATGATATAGGGGGTATGTCACCTGCGATCACGCtggataatatattatatcactGGAGAATATGTACGAGGCGTAACACTTTATCCGAGCTATACTTGCCCGCCCGTTCATTAGAGCCTTGCAAGCATGTGACTCAGCGATTTACAGACTGGTGGACTACGAAGCACGGGACCTATTTTGAGGATAACAGACACCATTTGGTGAGTAGTGCCATTCCTCCCCCTTCACAGCCTAGACTACCGAAGAACCGAGGGAGCAACCTAGGTGGTAAAGAAATTCGATTGGTTGAGGCGATGGCTCCTAATCTTGAGGAGGAGGTAAAGGAGCGTAAAGATGAGAGTGATAGCAGCAAAAGTGATCGTCATTGGAAGAGACCTTTGAAGAAAGCGAAGGTATCAGGTGATCATCCCGACGGAAGGGGTTTAAGTGCTTTGGAAGTTCCTGATGTTCCACCACTGGTTTGCACGTTTTCCCTTCTaacgtttttatttgttttgttcatcttcttcctaAGTGACTTATTAATTGTTTACTTTTGCAGTCACCATTAAACGATCATCTTGAAGGACTTATAGAGCCAGACAGTGATGAATCTTTGACGGGACCTCACGCAGTTGATTCAGCATTTGAGGAAGTTGGTACCTCGAGAACTCCCGTCAATAAACCGACTGAACA
Encoded proteins:
- the LOC127149659 gene encoding uncharacterized protein LOC127149659, yielding MHYVHGWLAHYFGTHYPLPTEVRGPKMTNFSGEGGSIYFGEYEARELIHNGARIQWHASLQNRSKHERMVDTHDSSFLQTSYFVSMRSCYLSSRCENTWIITSYSPYRFGRQFGFYQDLPNDIGGMSPAITLDNILYHWRICTRRNTLSELYLPARSLEPCKHVTQRFTDWWTTKHGTYFEDNRHHLVSSAIPPPSQPRLPKNRGSNLGGKEIRLVEAMAPNLEEEVKERKDESDSSKSDRHWKRPLKKAKVSGDHPDGRGLSALEVPDVPPLSPLNDHLEGLIEPDSDESLTGPHAVDSAFEEVGTSRTPVNKPTEQSLRPSALLEEIRRGKMTVGGKDLENPSSKEGACPKASLQKVSSAHAPLKFSELPLDVSNKQTMRNPEPSQWVGEKVVSNFFQKTALCMWEDIQDKIMRTPFEYIPRLRPEIATVLSGIEKIHADGLTSLEEYLNSYLKRVDNFNDVQSSYSAQLSSTDKARQLNEKTSAIKEALTLVKQLRGDAKVIQERTVELSLERKELEKRLQSINAESEQLSILSCEKAEAIDQQELEVAKLQDEVNTLESTPAITEEAIEALATVRQSMEAAREEFKNFKWRL